A stretch of Lathyrus oleraceus cultivar Zhongwan6 chromosome 6, CAAS_Psat_ZW6_1.0, whole genome shotgun sequence DNA encodes these proteins:
- the LOC127094222 gene encoding uncharacterized protein LOC127094222: protein MNFGKFTHCGSGKPPLTSKKRKNPPATVILIEDDEEDTPPTPLKKKQKKNKATVAPFQPNQQQGVETNTLPPLPKKTPSQPSSAAELERIGSNASDLEVQQFQDKATTPLISTANQSDPSSDMNPSPPPTVSGAIRNKGSSTGAHNLEEDNTQNEEETSSPVEDGKRDSKNVDEKDSTGKENSESTSSDSPTRVAFPSNDVDEDDQDSDKIEGYF from the exons ATGAATTTTGGCAAGTTTACACATTGT GGTAGTGGCAAGCCTCCCTTGACATCCAAGAAAAGAAAAAATCCTCCTGCTACTGTCATTCTTAtcgaagatgatgaagaggatactCCTCCTACTCCACTCaagaagaaacagaagaagaaTAAGGCCACAGTTGCCCCTTTCCAACCAAATCAACAACAGGGTGTCGAAACCAACACTCTCCCTCCTCTTCCAAAGAAAACTCCATCCCAACCTTCTAGTGCTGCAGAACTGGAGCGTATTGGAAGCAATGCCTCCGATCTAGAGGTTCAACAG TTTCAGGACAAAGCCACCACTCCCCTTATTTCTACTGCCAATCAAAGCGATCCTTCGAGCGACATGAATCCATCTCCTCCTCCGACAGTCAGCGGTGCTATCCGAAACAAAGGCTCTTCGACTGGGGCTCACAATCTTGAAGAAGATAACACTCAGAACGAAGAAGAAACCTCTTCCCCTGTTGAAGATGGTAAAAGGGATTCGAAGAACGTTGACGAGAAGGACTCAACAGGGAAAGAAAACTCTGAGAGTACTTCTAGTGATTCTCCCACCAGGGTTGCGTTCCCTTCAAATGATGTTGATGAGGACGATCAGGATTCAGACAAAATTGAGGGGTATTTTTGA